The following are encoded in a window of Francisella tularensis subsp. tularensis genomic DNA:
- a CDS encoding NupC/NupG family nucleoside CNT transporter, which yields MIIKSLYFILGLIVIYFLAYIWSNNRRNIRYKNLIIILIVQLILAKFMLSTSIGINIINYVNKCFEVLLDSTHIGVEFVFGNLANTKEFIFFFNAAMPIVVMSAVIGILQYFRILQFLVVAIGSILSKVTGMGKLESFNAVSSLSVGQSENFLYYKKIIKYLPSNVLYTMVATAMSTVSIGTAAAYMTIIDPSYVCVAIVMNMFGAFFVLNIINPYEKTKEVTYEFLTDQVEDYERQRFFEMLSEYILDGFKVAIIVCVMIMGYIAFLNLADGIFSSLVGISLRDILGYIFYPIAWILNIHGNEIFLSSQIMGTKIVTNEFVAMQELANHSTQLSQHTKAVVSVFLVSFANFSSIGIIIGAIQALSREASVKVARFSLKILYGAVLVSFLSANIVGFIL from the coding sequence ATGATTATTAAATCGCTATATTTTATATTAGGTCTTATAGTCATTTATTTTTTAGCTTATATTTGGAGTAATAATCGTAGAAATATCAGATATAAGAATCTTATAATTATTTTAATAGTTCAACTTATCTTAGCTAAATTTATGCTAAGTACTTCAATAGGTATAAATATTATCAACTACGTTAATAAATGTTTTGAAGTATTGCTTGATAGTACACATATCGGTGTTGAATTTGTTTTTGGTAATTTAGCAAACACAAAAGAGTTTATATTCTTTTTTAATGCTGCTATGCCTATTGTAGTAATGTCGGCAGTGATAGGGATTTTGCAATATTTTAGGATATTACAGTTTCTAGTAGTTGCTATAGGTAGTATCTTATCTAAAGTAACAGGTATGGGTAAGCTAGAATCATTTAATGCAGTAAGTTCCTTGAGCGTTGGTCAGTCTGAGAATTTTCTATACTACAAAAAAATAATCAAGTACCTGCCTTCAAATGTCTTGTATACAATGGTTGCAACAGCTATGTCAACTGTTTCGATAGGCACTGCAGCAGCGTATATGACAATTATAGATCCAAGCTATGTCTGTGTTGCTATTGTGATGAATATGTTTGGCGCATTTTTTGTACTAAATATTATTAATCCTTATGAAAAAACTAAGGAAGTCACATATGAATTTTTGACTGATCAAGTTGAGGATTATGAGAGACAAAGATTTTTTGAAATGCTATCTGAATATATCTTAGATGGTTTTAAGGTTGCGATTATTGTATGTGTTATGATAATGGGCTATATTGCGTTTCTTAATTTAGCTGATGGTATTTTCTCAAGTTTGGTAGGGATATCATTACGAGATATCCTGGGATATATTTTTTATCCGATTGCTTGGATTCTAAATATTCATGGCAATGAGATATTTTTATCAAGTCAAATAATGGGCACAAAGATTGTTACTAATGAATTTGTAGCAATGCAAGAGTTAGCCAACCATTCAACACAGCTTTCTCAGCATACAAAAGCCGTAGTCTCAGTATTTTTAGTATCGTTTGCAAATTTTTCATCAATTGGAATTATTATTGGAGCTATTCAAGCTTTGAGTAGAGAGGCATCAGTAAAAGTTGCGAGATTTAGTTTAAAGATCCTTTATGGAGCAGTTTTAGTGAGCTTTTTGTCCGCTAATATTGTTGGTTTTATTTTATAA